GATTGaaatccttctcattctcttcagTAATAGCAAAgctattcaaagaataaatgcCACTGTAGTGAATCCTGTAGCTGAGATActacattttgcttttgtttaaatgCATTATAAAAGcagatgtttcattttatttagttcCTGATGAACAATCCATTTTTCACCTAAAAATCTGAACCAGTTCCAGGTTTATGGTAGATAACTGCAGACTATTAGTTGGACAGATAAATGAGTTAAGGAATATTCAATGTTTCCTAGCAATAATAAAACTTTATcttaattcaattaaaatattctgaattaatttttaaactatggtaaaaaaaattttgtaattcttttgttttcattcacttaggtaacagaagaaaaagtaaatgtttCAAAACAATTATACTGAGGTGTCTGAATTTGTGTTTCTGGGACTTTCAACATCTAAAGAAATACAGCATTTCTTCCTTGCCTTCTCTATGGTATTTTACGGCGCCATCATTCTGGGCAATACCCTTGTTGTGTTTACACTAGCCTTTGACCCACATTTACATTCCCCTATGTACTTTCTTTTGGGGAACCtctcatttattgatttatgtctTTCTACCTTAACTGTACCCAAGATGATTTCTGACTTGTTGTCTGGGCACAATACCATCTCATTCCGCGGTTGTGTCTTCCAGATATTTGTCCTTCATGTCCTCGGGGCATCTGAGATGGTATTGCTGGTAGCCATGGCCTGGGACAGATATGTGGCCATATGCAAGCCCCTCCACTATCTGACAGTCATGACCCCACAAATGTGTCTTATGCTTCTATCTGGTGCTTGGGTTATTGGCTTTTTGCATTCAGTGGTCCAATTAACTTTTATTGTCAAATTGAGTTTTTGTGGTCCTAATGAGATAGATAGCTTTTATTGTGATCTTCCTCAGTTTATCAAACTGGCCTGCATAGATCCGGAAAAAATGCAGTTCATGGTTACTGCCAACAGTGGGTTTATTTCCACGGGCACCTTCTTCTTATTGATTGTCTCCTACATTGTTATCCTGCTCACTGTGAGGAAACATTCATCAGGAGATTTGTCCAAGGCCGTCTCAACACTTTCTGCTCACATCACTGTGGTAGTTTTATTCTTTGGACCATGCATCTTCGTGTACATGTGGCCATTTCCTACAGTGCCACTGGATAAGTTCCTTGCCATTCTGGACTTCATGATTACACCCATCCTGAACCCTGCCATTTACACACTGAGGAACAAAGACATGAAGGTGGCAATGAGAAGACTGATTACTCAGCTATTCAATCTGAGGAAATCATCCTAATCTATGGAAACACAAAATGTATCCTCCGATTGCTCTCCTATAATCATAGCTGAAGACTATTATGCTGAGACAGTTTATTACCCTATACCCAGCATCTTATAGATATTGATCAGTTTATTTCAAGTAAATCAGCAATAATAGCATGTTTAAGTGGAGGTTATTATGCGTTATGTGTTAACTACACTTTTATTATccacagaaaatgtaaaaagaaaataataatttccatCTACAGTATATATTTGCAAAACTGATTTTATATGTTGAtagctttctttcttaaaattaaaaagaaatatttatctcATCACAGTAATATTTTGGTAAGTAAAGCATATTCATTTTCTATGCTGATTCAGGAtaatttgaatgtttttcttacatcatacagagaaaatgaacgaaataaattctaaaaatatctTACATTCTAAGAATTGGAACTTTTCCTGGCCCTCACAGCCAAAGCTAATAATACAACTTGAAGTCACTTACAGTCTCTGGTCTACTATAAACTGAAACTGCTTAACATGCCTTGAAGAGAGTGTTGGAACAATCAATCTTGGTAAGATTGCCATGTGAACTTTGCATGTGAACACCTCTAACAACCTAAGCTGCAATCTCAAACTGTATGTTCTTCCATTCCTCTGACCCAGATAATTGCATATCTCACTAGAAGCAGCAAATCCAGAAGTGGAAGTAACTTCCTAAAATCAACCATAAAGGTTGAAAGCAGCCGTTTATCATTATTTGTTGAAAttaaatgatgattttttttctgtgtaagaTGGGATCAGTTTGAGACAATGACATAAGTTCCCAtaaaactccttttaaaaattttgtaaagTATCCCATTCTCTCCCCATGTGATGGTTTCTGTGCCATCGCATAAATACATGGTGAAGTTCTTTGTTGGAAATGACAATCagatcactcacacacacacagcttataaGACAGACATGGGGGTAGACAAACAGGCACAAACAAGCTACAAAAATGCCATTAGACAGGCACAGATTCAGACTCACAACAAATAAAGGACAGAAGACCCAAGAAACATGAAGTAGAGGATTGGAGTCTGGACTCCCTATTGGCTAAATGACTCCAATAGGAaagacttttatttctttcccttatACAATATAGATAAATTATTGGAAGCTCAGATTTAATCACTAAAGTTTTATAATCCACACACTGAAAAAGACTACATCTCCTTCTCCAGAAACTGCTAATCTCCCATAGTCCCCCTGTGTGGCCCCTTCCCCTATCCTTGATCCTCAGTTCTGTGTTGTTCTTGTGCGGATAACCACAGTTGCAGTAAGCTCATGAGTGCAACAGCTGTGTCATGTTCATAAGATGTCTGTTTGTTGCACATCTCCCAATCCTCTGATCCAATTCTTTGGGCCACCCACTTTTGCAATAATTCCTGAGTATTGAAGAGGGATAGAAGATTGCTACATATAGGACTGAGCACTCTCCTATCACTAATACTCAGTTATGGTATTCTGTGAACATTCCCCAACCTTCAGTTCTACCACAAACTACaataagaagcttctctggtgaagGCACATTAATCTTATATTGTGTGTGcctacagatttttaaaattcataagtattttcaaatatttaaacttactttgatgttggctagttttatttcATCTAAAATTAGTTATTTGGGGGTTAGAGACCTGCTTTAGTTATAAAGATCACTTACTGCTTTTAGAGAATGCTGGGATTCAATTTCTGGAATCAAATGGCCCATAACTGCCTGTTattcttggtcatggtattctaTTGCTTCTTTGGCCTCAGTGAGGTCTCACATGCTTATGTACAAATACATGATCACCTACACATAAATGAATATGTTTTTTTAGTTGACAagcaagatgtgcccactggtgcaatagtggcatgttTGGTATGggaaaataaaccacattttgaCTAGATTTGAGGACCATTTCATGGGAATAAAGATATTCTAAAGTTTAAACTCTGGTAATGTTATCTCTCAGGTTGTGTTCTCTATAACACTGTGTTGGCCATTCTATGTTCATGCTTGCATAGGATCATTATGCAGTGAAGACATAAGCAGTTGTGTAATATTGCCTTTACAATCAATTATAATGGAAAAGGATGGACATAATAAGTGGACATCTGCAGCAATTGCTAAAATACATCTAGTAAATTATCtttattctatttaaattttgctacatatatagtccttaatataaatgataaattctGTTATCTTTTTATCACCTAACAACATATAGAATGACCTTTATAATTGATTCTCAATCAATTCACAATTAATCAAATAAATTCTGAGAACAATGAGACCCACTTGTTTACCTGAATCAAAAAGAAGAGAAGTTAAAAGAGGTACTTAAGTCATGCCTACAGTGATAATAGGCCCTAAAAAATCGACACAAATTAGATATCACGGACCATCAATTTTGACTGATGATCATCACCTAGGAATGAAATCCACCTGATAGTTCTATTTATAACACTATACACGGAGAAAATAGTATAATCTCACTACACAATAAATACAGGTACTTtgtattctgaatatttttagttttattaattatattgtttatttactttgcatcctTACTATAGCTTCCCTTCCCTCAtttcttcccagcccctccaTCTCGTGCCATCTGCTCCTCATcagctcctccccttctcctcaaacGGAAAGACCTACCATACATATCAATCAGCCTTTGCATATCATGTTGTACTAAGTCTAGGTATGTCTTCTTCAATTGAGGCTAGACAAGTCATCCCACTCAAGAATAGGGGATACAAAGGTAGACAATGtgatcagagagagagacagagcctaCTCCTACATTACGCATCCCACAGGAAGACCCTGCTACAAAAGTACTATATAAGTGCAGAGTTCCTAAGTCTCTCCCATTCATGTTCTCTGATTGGAAGTTCAGTCTTTATGAGCCACTatgggcccaagttagttgattaTGTAGGTTTTCTTGCTATATTCTTGACCCTACTGGCTCCTTCCATTCTCCCctgtcttccacaggattcccaaTAATCTGCTTAATGTTcaactgtgggtctctacatctactttgatcagttgctgggtgaaacCTCTCTGATAACAGTTTTACTAGGCTTCTCTCTGGAAATacaacaaagtatcattaatcaGTGGTAGACTCACTTATATTGCATGAGTTTCAAACTGGGTCAGTCATTAGTTGGCCCTTtcatcaaatcttttttttttctttgcccacGGACATCTAACAGGCAGAACAAATTATGGGTCTAAAGTTTTATGGCTGGATTGTTGTTCAAATCCCTGTATCAGAAGTGTTGTCTGAATACAGGAGACAAACAGTTTAGGCTTCATAGtctccattgctaggagtcttatcTAGGGTCAGCTACATAAATTCCTAGGAGTTTTCATTTTCCaaggtttctagcttgtcccaaGGAATGCCCCCTACACAAAAAAACAGGTTGTCTCTCcaagtactctctctctcttcatcctcctgTACCTCATCCCTCATGTTCCTATCCTCAACTCCTTTCCTATCCCCTAAGTCTAATCTATTTCCCTTCTCCATGACATTCAAGTGTCTCCACTTGGGTCCTCCTTATTATTTAACTTCTGTAGGTCTATCATTTGGAGAGTAATTATCCTGTACCTTATGACTAATATCCTCTTACAAGTGAGTATAGACgatgtttgtatttctttctgagttacttcactcagaatattttctggtcccattcatttgcctgcaaatttcattacgtctatttttgatagctgagtaatactccattgtgtgaatacaccacattttcttcatccattatTTCTTTGAAGGATATCTtgttgttcccagtttctggctgttatgaattaCACTGCTAAGAATATAGTTGAAGAAGTGTCCTTGTGGCGgagtagaacatcttttgggtatatgcctgagaGTGGTATATGTATCTGGGTTTGAGGTAGATAGATTCCTATTTTCATGATAAATGGCCAAATTATTTCCCAAGTGTATTTCTTTTACAAGTTTGTGCtaccactagcaatggaggagtgttccccttgctccacatctttaCTAGCATGAGCTATCTCTTGAGATTTttatcgtagccattctgacaggtataaatTAGAAGtgatctcaaaaattttaacccaggattgttcctgtccaaaggaaagacaggaacaaaaatggaacagagactaaaggaaaggtcatccagagacctcctcccctagggatcc
The DNA window shown above is from Rattus rattus isolate New Zealand chromosome 5, Rrattus_CSIRO_v1, whole genome shotgun sequence and carries:
- the LOC116900539 gene encoding olfactory receptor 4F15-like, giving the protein MFQNNYTEVSEFVFLGLSTSKEIQHFFLAFSMVFYGAIILGNTLVVFTLAFDPHLHSPMYFLLGNLSFIDLCLSTLTVPKMISDLLSGHNTISFRGCVFQIFVLHVLGASEMVLLVAMAWDRYVAICKPLHYLTVMTPQMCLMLLSGAWVIGFLHSVVQLTFIVKLSFCGPNEIDSFYCDLPQFIKLACIDPEKMQFMVTANSGFISTGTFFLLIVSYIVILLTVRKHSSGDLSKAVSTLSAHITVVVLFFGPCIFVYMWPFPTVPLDKFLAILDFMITPILNPAIYTLRNKDMKVAMRRLITQLFNLRKSS